Part of the Vigna unguiculata cultivar IT97K-499-35 chromosome 3, ASM411807v1, whole genome shotgun sequence genome, GATTATATGGAACCACAGAACGATTGTCTAAAGAAACATGATTCTTCACAACACACACTCCATTATCTCTTCTACGATATTGTGTGAAtccatcttttgaaatagttgTACTACTCTgaaattttttaggaaaaaattgtGAGCATTTACCATTCTTTATGCAAGGAAGGAATTTATTTACTACTCCACAAGGACCATGAATCATATGTTCATTCACACATTGATGTAGTTTCAGATTTTGTATTGGGCATGGTATTTCAGTCGATATTACTCTATCAATGTCATTTGCAGTTGGATATTTTTCATTGTGGTGCAAAAATAGTAGTAGATGAGCTTTTCGAATTCGATAGTATACATGTCTACATTGTACAATGATTCAAGTTAGTATGacaacacacaaaaataattatttcgtaATGCAATAATAGGAATACAAAGATTTACATGCGATCACCCTGCCCAACAAATGATTCTTCATAAGGTCAGTTAGAAGATGATCAAATTTGATTCGGAAAATCCTTGCAATTAAGTATGGTCTATCAGATGCAGCTAAATTTTGTTGTGATAGCAATCTTTGTATTTCAGGCCACTTTGGATTGCATGTAAACGTTACAAACAAATTTAGGAAACCAGCATGACTGCAAATTGTCATTCGATCAAAATAAAGTTGTTCCATAAATCATGTGCCACCAATAAAAGTAGAAGGTAGTACAACTCTTTTGCCTTTCGTAGATCCTTCTTCTTGTGTACTGGATATTTCTTGGACGAGGTTATCATACTTGTCCACTCTAAGCTTTGATTGGTTGTTTCTTATGAATGATAACCTTTCAGATTTTATCGTAGTATATCCGTCAACAACAAATTGTAGGAACAATCTCTTAGATCTTAGAAGTGTATGTGTTTCTAATTCCCTACTCTGAATCCTAAAACATAACAATTCTCTTATCGCTAGGCgatttctctttttttgtttGAAGTACTTGTCACTCGATGACTAACATCATGCCTATAATCATCTTCCCCGTATTGGGAATAGTAGAGGATATTGGTATCCTAGGTAGCTCATGTGCAATTCATTAATTCTTTGCAATTTTCCACTTATATTTTCCATTATGATATCTCTTAGAGAAACACTATCAACATCGCCAACTATTAGTGTTGTTACTTTAGAAATGTTAGGTATATTGTATAACCTTCCATCCTTAGTCCTATCTGCAATAAGCCTGAATTTAAGGTCATAAAAGGGTTGTTCTCTATAACGATCTCTAGCAACTCGAAATGATTTTGCATGAACATTGAATTCATCTAACATTTTTGTCAACTTGTTTACAATATCTACATCAATTTTGTTGTCATTGATGAAAAATGATAGAATATGAATTAATATCAGCATACAAATATCACAATGCTAAATATAAAAACAGTTTACCTTAACATACCTTAATGATTGGATTCTATTGTGTGTTTCATTTTCAGTATCATAATTATAGCTGAGCGAACTTAGGCATTTGCCTTGCAGGTGGGAGCAAACTACCTATTCTATGGCAAGTTTGGCCTTGGATTCTTAGGTTGGGTGGACCATGACCATTGTTGTAGCTGTTATCAACTTTGGCACCGGGTGATTTAAAAGCAAACATCATATTATATGTTCTAATATGTTGCTGGAGATTACAAATTCTTAATAAGGATTTTTGACTTGGCTGGTAATGGAATAAGTTACATGAAACCCTCAAGTGACAACTTTAGTGTACCAGTTGAAAGCAATGATGATGAAAGTCCATTTTACTTCTCAACAGAAAAAACCTTAACTGAATATGATATTCGATGTTCATCATTGGTAagtataatacttttttatttattttgttacatGAACTTATACATTATATGACACATTCCAAATGTGATTTCCAGTACTTTGATGCCCAATTTACTGTAGTAGCCTTGGTAAAGAAGCGCAAAATGCATAACCTCAGCAATGCAAACAATGGTTTATGGTCATGTTCAATAAGATGGTGTCAAAGATCGCGTCTAGAATGCTATTTAACTCATGGGTGGAAGCAGTTTTGCGTTGATAATAGATTGAAAGCTTGAAACAAAGTGAAGTGTGGGGTAGACAAAAACCGTTCAAGCACTATTCATGTTTTAATCACTTAATTTCCATTAAGAATGTGTTATATATTTAACCTTGGTAATCGTTTAAGTACATTTTGTTAGATTGCTTTTTGCAAGACTATATGTATCTTTGTCTTTTAAGACTCCTCcttaaatgtaatttattttaatctcaATCATGTATATCTATTTAAGATttgtttactatttacaaatatGTTATCAAGCGATTAATTTATACTATTGCCAAAGGTTTTCTTCAATGTCATTTAAacatttacttttactttaaaGAACATATTTCACTATATtcatttaacataaaattacatttatgcTAATATCCCACAATGTACAACAAATTGCAGCACCActacaaaacatcaaattttaaagttcaattatataaaatactaatatgAAATATATCTAGTCCAATTATTTTGAAGTACCTTAGGTCCATCAAATAAACACAACATTCTTTGAGTCATCATTTTTGAACTGAGGCTTAATTCTCACATTCTTAACCACACCAATCAAATCTCAATGCCACAGTTTACACAAAATAGGGTTAGCAtcaattttatatgaaaattttgtttaaaatacaaCAGTAAACATATTTCTGATACCTATAAGCAAATCCAGAATAAAATTCCCAGCTACAATccctttatattttaaaagcaaAAACTTTCATTGGAACTTGAGGAATAGGTTGGGACTTCACAGAAGTGGCACCAATAAATAATAACGTGAAAGGATGCTCACATATTTTGTACTGCCCTTCATTTTTCAGTATCTTGAAATTGTGCATGATATATGTTTCTCCCTCGATCAACTTACTATCTCATACATCAAATTCTTCCCTTCAAACAATGCAATGTATCTTGTCCGCCTACAAAAAATTATCaacataacaaattaaaaataaaaaattggataaaaaaaatttagcgATTTACTTATGAAATACTTACATTTTCATCCATCAAAATCATCTCCAACTGAAGATTTGAATCACGAGACTGAACATACCAATGATCAACAACTCTAACTCCCAACTTTAAGGTCTTCCTTTTACGATTGATATCTTTAATCATATCCAGCTTCTTCGCCATTGCACTtcctacaacaacaacaacaaaaaatttgaaaacaaaaacgcACATCAAAACTTCACAGTGTAATAATAGCAACCATACAAAAGgcacaaaacaacaacaaacaactGTAGTAGGAATTtagaaacataaacaaaaaacaaccacaaaaacaaaactacaaatgactaaaaataacataaaacaaaaacaaacaatgttaaatacattaaaaaaatggatcTACTAAAAACCAAAacgacaaaaacaaaaatggcgGATGCAAGAACATAAATATCAACTGGAGTACGGAttcagaaacaaaaacaaaaaagatctacaaaaataaaactatgaACAACTAAAATAACATGAAACTAAAACAAACACATAATCTATCAACTTTCATGTtcttataaactaaaattgcaAACAAATGGATCACAgttcataatgaaaataaaataaactgaaaaaaaaaatgaatccaACTTCTGAACCACAAATAtataatcagaaaaaaaaagttttcataaCATTCAACCATTACCCAACAATAATACAACACAGAACAACAAAAGGAATACTTGGAGTAGGGCTTGACATCCAAAAGCAAGAAAGAACCACAAAGAAAGAACAAAAGTTGCTTAACACAGTTGCTTCGTTATCAAACAAAGTTCCTTCCAAGCCAAGTTTTTGTCTTCGAAATGAAAGCTAGTCAAATCAGATGCAGTGTTGCCGCCATTACAAAATGttgagaaaagacaaaaaacccaaacaaatgaatttcattcacaaaacacaaacaaaggGTAAAGCAATACTTTTCAAACAACAACGTTCAACACTAATAAACAAAAACTTCATCCCACAAAAAGACAATAAAACCAAAGAAATGGATATGTGTCAGCTAAACAGACTGGGGTGTTAGGGTAATATCCTTAGTAGTTAGTTTTCTTAGTTTTTAGGTAGatattatatcaatatatatcTCATAAATATGCACCAAATTTAGGTGAGTTCAATTCTGAAAACTACTAAAACCTTACAAAATGAATGGTTTTATTTATCTTCTagagttaatatatttttttatagggTTAATACGTTTTTAgttattttgacaaaaaatttgaatttatttctatccaaaattttgatatattttgattttcaaattttgaagatGAATGGATATAGTTATTTTACTCAATTTcgtgaagttttttttttacgtgtcaAAAGTTTCCTATCTAACATTGAAACCGAAACATatcaaacgatgtaaacaattTCAATgctaaaatgaaatgaaacgcATTTTATACATCACAAAAGTTtaacataattgagttaaaaagaaCTACGTTCATTCTTTCTTTAAGTTTGAGgactaaaatgtattaaaatattataagaggaCGCATTCTAATTACACGTCAAAGCTATAAAagattcaaattttgatatttaaatatataataatttatatttgtattcttTTAAGTATGAATTTATCCTAAAtccaaattcatatatttagattttaaatcCAATCTTCTTAATTAGATTTGAATTGGATTActttttagattttgaaaatcCAAATCCCAATTCACTTAATTGTATTTAGATCAGatcattttttgtattttgaaaatccAAAATTAATGAGCATCTAAATTGAACGAAGGCAGTTGAAGATCAGCTTGAGTCAGCCTCGACTAGAGATGACAATGGGTCAGGTCCGACACAAATAGTGCTTACTCGCTACCCTACCCTCAACAGAAAATTCAACCTATTACCCGTCCTGTTACGTGCCGAATATtcgtttaaaaaatacatacagtTTATATCGatgaatatttagaaaaaaattataaatttttaaaatgaaatctaaataaacttacAAAAGgaatattgtaacatcccaactggatattacggatttttaataaaataaagaaatacaatTTAAACATACTGCAATTAATAACACCTCATTTCCCAAAgcgcgagaaatttaaaacttttattatcgTTCAATAATAAAGCAAAAccataaattataatatctGGAAATAATATAAGAGAATCCCtcaaatttttacaatttatttccaaaaccaaaataataatgcATAAAGAAACCCGAGCTATCCCTTCTCCATGACTAAGCTCCACCAGAACCACCTACATCCATGTCATCTGCTCATGTGtatcgcgtacacgatcatcgccaaacaaaagcagatagggtgagctaatataataaacatatacatatttataaatcaaatataactAAACACACCAACATCATACATCCTTTCCTTCCTCATGGCCACAATTATGTGATATCAATGCACATCAAGGAAACTCATTCctttccttccacatggccacaaccatgctagcagtgttctacatcttctagtgagtaccttaagacgtcttgctgccacacctatcgaccataaccgatagagcacgtgtgggggaaaccatgctacggatcacacaccatAACGCCAAGTGGaattcccaatacgaacatagtttgtaacgtcctaagactaccaaactcgtcagctattgtactaaggagggcaatccatctggacccatccgtactggccacaaccagcataCTCACACTGGctacactcgccaacccgagccacaactcaagagttcctcgtgttcattcgctatctcgagccacaactcaagggaagtcatcccgggccacaacccatagaatgccacgtgcttaacccctatcctgagccacaactcaagggatacgttccgagccacaactcaaggaacaccagcaagcccacctatgagatatcctagaagccttgtagacccCACCTCACAAGTCAACACTCACCAAAACCATTCCAGCATAACTGATTGCCTTAAGATGAGCAATTGTTCCATCCTTCGCTTAGCTTGAACCTCTTGCCTAAGCCACCACGCCTaactcgcttaggctaggttACCTCACCCCAAACGAGCAAGTATAACTGCAACAGCCACGAaatctcacctaagcgagctccttctcgcttgggcgagaccatcCCTCGCCCAGAACTACGTACCTCGCCTGAGCGATGAGTCACTCAAGCACCCAACACACCACgatgtctcgcttaggcgagtgaggctcacctgagcgagaaactcaatcactcaaaacaaactctccgcctgagcgagagactgACGCAGAACATAAAAATCCtcacgatttctcgcttaggcgaggcacactcgcctaagtgagatgaCCTGTCGCCCAAGATTAGGATCCTCCGCCCGAGCGAGACGCTCGAGCAAAACTTGTAATCGAGTCTCTAcaaatctcgcctaggcgagcttggctcgcttgagcgagaattgcaGACTCTGGCACTATTTTACGCACGCAACAACAGCAAATGTACCCAAATCACACTCCAACACATACCAATCACTTGAAACAATGCACAACATATGGCCATTTGTAAACACAATATATAATCTCCAACAACATCGAGATTGGAACCATAACCAATATATATAGTGTATAAAGCCATCATATTCATATCTCTGGGGTAAGATTTTCAATAAAGCAATACCAAAACACCCAAACCCTTAATTTAATCTCATATACATCATAAAATTCATGGCACAAACTCATCACAATCATGCAAGATTATCAAAAACCTACAATTTCgagttcagctcccctaacctggaatttcccTTGCCAAAAATTGTAATGTTATATCTCTTCTTCTTGCCCAACACAAATTCTCTTAGTGCTCCCACAATTAGCCTTAGGTATTCTCTCAATACTCTCCTCTCAAAAGGTACAATAACAAGACTACaaattggcatacatagaacTCGAACcaaagtcctttcacacaataaagtactctcaagtTAGCCCGATTGATAGTTAATTGAGTCAGTCTGGTCGAAGGTTGGCCGATTATGCTCAATCGACGATTGACCGAGTCAGCTTGGCCAAAGGTCGAACAAGTGGCCCCGATCGAAAGTTGGTTGAGTCGGCTTAAGTTAGTCTCGAACAAATGTCTGCCAATGTCAACCTTGAATAAAGATCAACCGTAGGCAATCCTAACCAAAGGTCAGCTCAAGTCGATCTCGACCAAAGGTTAGTCTCCGTACCAACTCTTGCTGAAGGTCAAGCAAAATCAGCATAAACAGAGGGATCAAGTTGAATTAGCCTAGGTCAAAAGTCAAGCAGAGTCAGTTAAACCCATATATAGTGAACTTAATAGTGGACCATTAACAAAGTGGATTCAATATAgttttaatccaatttaaattgaattgaaaacaaattcaaattaatttatctgTCCATATTCATTTTAACTAGATCAACTAGATTTAGGTTATAAATCCGATCTATTTTATCGAATatagaataattattaaaaaatccGGTCTATACTCACctttaaagaaaaacattaaaattggattaaatGTTTCGGGAACTGCCCTCACCATGTCACATGTATTTATTCATTCCATGTTTTGCTATGGTTATTATATGTAACTTCCATCTCGAACTTAGTCTTAATATCAGTCTCCTTCCATTCGACACTTTCCTCCACTTCGATTCAACTACCTTAtatatctttcatttttatcaaaCTTCTTTCGATGATTTCCACATTGTTCTTTTGTTCAAGCTCACTTCTCTACCTTTTTACATGTCAGCATGTCATTTACATTCTTCGATCTGCTTAATATTTCTTGATGCCTCAACacctatattaaaaaaaatatacttttaccAATtggataatatattataattgttctCAATCAGCATTAATTACTTGTaacatttatttgttatattagttccaattaatatattttagacaTTATAAATCTTACATAATATACTctattactattataatatgATTAGTTTCCTAAATCCATTATGATTTCTATTAAGTCttaacttttagaaaaagataaaaacttaGCAAATAAACTAACTTGAGATAAAACGATAAAATTTACAATCGGTTGTTGTCACttattctttattaaaatatactttcaaggcaaaactaaaattaaaagctaaTTTGATAGTTATATATTGTTAGCCGAAAAGCTTTGCTTAAGAGAGAAAAATgctttctatttttctaaaaaaggtttttatttaaaattagctatctcataaaatgaaaaatatatttataaaataaaaatatggtgtaaaattaaattaatttatatataattatttttatcatactaTTCTTTTTACGGCATAATACAATTGTCATAGGACAAAtatacaaatttgaattttttttaaatataaaaaaaatactcaattGACAAAATGTTGTTCTACTATCacatttacaaataatatataatatcaattaaattatattaacataaatcatatatatatatatatatatatatatatatatatatatatttatggcGTCTGTTTTCAgcattagtttttgttttttttttccgttcTTCAGAATTCCAGTGCAAGTGAGAATCTGTTTCGTTTGTATTCATTGATTTCTGGCATCGCAACAGTGATTTCCCACCACCACTCTACCACCTTTACTTCACTGTCATTGTTTGCTTGCAGTATCAATGGCGTTTTCCTCCGCATTCCACGAGCGTCTCCACCAGATGGACTGTACTCGAATCCAACGCCTCTCTCTTCTCCAGGTCCAATTCGATTCACCGCCACATTTTCACTATTTTCCCCTTCAATTTCCCCACAACCATGCCAAGATCTGAATCTTCATTTCCTACAATGCAGGCCGAGAAGGAGTCGCAAGCCGACAAGTCCCGAGCTTTGGCTTCGAAGCTCGCAAACATCAGGGCCTCAGAACAGAGGTGCTCCTGGCTCGATCACAAAATCGCGTCTCAGAATTTCAAGCTTCTCGCTCTCAAATGTCAAATCGAGAACCTCGAAGCCAAGCACGATTCACTTTCACTGCAACTCAGGTAGCCACGTGCGTATTCAAAACCTGAAATCGTTGATTAATTGGCCTCGTTTTAGGTCGTTGCAGAACGAGGTGGAGGAGCTCGAGGAATTGCGCGACACGAGAGAGAGATTTTACGAGGCCAAGAGGATAGAAATGAGGAAATTCAAGGAAATTGCAGAGAGGTTTGTGGTGAATTGTAGAATGGAAGTTGAGAGTTTGAGGAATAGAGTGAACCTGGTAATTACATGTTATgtataaaattgaaatgaaagCAATTAGCAGTTTCTCTTGGTAAGAATTTGCatgaatttagaaaaaaaaattcatgatgTGATCTTAGTGAGTGCTTTCTTGATCATATTGCTTGATTATTAGACAGTTTGTTTGcttgttaattttaataagttTAAGTACTTTATATTTGGATGTTACGTCAATGCTCttcatcaaattttattcaaaCATATCAATATCttgtatattttcttctttcccttttcttttcttgttccTTTGTGATGTGAGTTGATATGAAATTACTGAGTTTTTGGATTGGCATGTGTTTCTGGTTTTTTTCAGTTGAAGTCCTCTTTCATGGAACTTAAAAGTAACAGTGGCAACTCATGCAATTCTGAAATTACTGCTGCTGAAATGAGAAGGTTGGAACTCCAGGCTGAAAAGGACAACGTGTGTAGAATCATTGATTGTAACCACCAAATAAAAGCACAGTTGCAAAAGCAGCTTCAGATTATTCTGATGACGCAAACACAAGATAAGGGATCAGAGTTGAAGAGTGCCACTGGTAACTATTCTTCTACTTGAAGAAAGACCTTTTTTTCAGTTTCTGCGGTTCTTAGAGGCATATAGTTCCCGTTTGCACTGATAAAGCAAAGAAAAGGAGCATTCAGATATGAGACTAAGAGAAGCAATACATACAAGCAATACTACGTTTGGTTCATCACCCAATTGCTTATTCTTGTATTACACTTCAAAATTGAAAAGAGTTATTTTAGGATCATACATAAAGATTTAATATCATCAAAGAATCAGGAGATGCTCTGAAATAATTTAACATGACAACATtagaaatataagaaaaataaaatacaatgatTAAAGTAAGAGTAGAATTGCAAACAGCTAGCAGGCACTAACTCAAACAACTTTTAATACGAGGaaagaaaaaagtataatagaaaaagtttgattaaaaggtataaaagaaaaaaagcatGCTTGATTTTGGAGCCACTattcatatgttatatattttgtacGGATTCCTTTCAATAAAGATCATAGGAGCAACTAAAAGGTTTCTTTATACATACATGAACAAGAGAGTGAAGGTAAGAACATAGGTCATTGAGAAATACAAATTGATCTTGGACATTAAAGTCATGTAAGTTTGGGATGGTGTTTATGTACATGGATATGCTAGGAATTTAGTTTATATGTAAATgaattagtatttaatttttgggttaagtatgtttttattgCCTGAATTTTGAcccaaaattagaatttgttccAATCCGAAACTTcgatacattttggtccctaaactttaaacatgaataaatatagttcttttaacccaattatgttcaccttttttttaagtttcgaATGCATCTCCTAGATGATATTGAATCaggaatgtgtcaaacagtgtaaataacttaaatactaaCATGAAATACGTTCGAcaagtaaaaaaagttaatgtaattaagttaaaatgatTGTATTcgttcatttttaaagtttaggtaCCAAAATACATCAAAATTTCGGACAtggatgaatttcaattttgagtcAAAATTTAAGGACTAAAATCATTAGTTAACCTTTAATTTTAAGTatgaaaacaactttttttctatatttaaagatatgtattattatagatgtattttgttttaatatataatttattttgtttcaattttgattaaatatgttattagtAGTAAGTGTGCCGGGATATAATGGTAATTTTGCGTACCAAAAATTTTAGGTACGATATCCGAAGAAAGGATAACATgttaatgaaaaatgaaattttacttaaattggatttttattactaaaatatatgttttaattatattaaaagaatacaagtcaaactaaacaaatattaaaaaattatgctaCAAGAAATAATGAACTTTATGTATTGATGTTTGTGgaccttttaatattttattttataatgtcGAGGTTTTTTTAACACCTTcactgattttgttttttatgttattatatattatggacaaaaaaattcaattagtGGACATCCTAAATATGGACGAGTTAGAAAGATACTtagataaatattatgaaaaaccATGGAGGTAGTCAATTTTATggaaatattaatgaaaatggAAAATGTCCATGTCTATATGTAGTGGTCCTTGAAAAAAAAGTAACCATCAATTTAACACGATTAagtcttttttaattaaaaatattttataataattaattcaatatgactaaagaaataaatttgattaaatattagtataaaatGTTGTATTATACACACTCCATCAATTACAATGAAAAAAAGTAGGTACAGTAATTCATAGTCCAATCTTACACACTTTTTTCTCTATTCAAATCATGAGAAAGTTTGTCTTTTAACTCAATATGaaattgacaatttttttttaatacttcgGGTATTTTTATTCagaattaaaaactatttttataaaatattaaaatcaatctaagaagataatttcttaatagatatttttcatatatagaAAGATCAAATACCTATTAAGGAATATAGATATTTACCggtatttaatttttgtaatatttatttatgaaaaaatatgcataataacaatatttttagtataaatatatttttaattttaaaatattaaaattcaattttaaaataatggtaaAGGATAAAGTGGatattataaacttttaagaaaataaaatgtaaaattaaataaatagaggttaatttaaaactattgtacatgaataaatattatagaaaatacTTTAACTTAATTTGTTACTAATACactttttaagtttattaaaaaaaattaaaaatttgaagaaaaaaattcaataatttaaattgatgtaataatttattaacaatttaaatgatgaaGTATATTTTGGTACAAAAATAGTACATTTCAGTTCAAAATTAATGGagtttagttcaaaaatagtgtagttcaattcaaaaatagtgcagtgcagttcaaaaaatatatagttcGTAAAACAGTttagttcatattatagtgcaatgttgttcaattcaatttgttagaaaaaaatagttcagttcaattcgtttgaactgtttttcagttcaATGTAGTTCAGAcgaactattttttaatttagtgcAGTTTTTAATGGTTAAGTGCAGTTCATTACATTTTGCCCAACTCTATTATGTATGTACATAACAAGATTGATGGTAAGGTAATTGTTAAGATTGTAACACCTTAATTTTTCGTTTTCCTAAATAAGTTTTATAGCTAAATGAATAAtcttatttgaaataattacttttaaaataaaattgtcatcactttattaaaattcaaataaaaagaagtCCATTGTTAAAACCAAATACTACAAAACTTCATCAGACAATGGTGTTATTAAATAGGCTTTAATGATAACAAAATCCATAAAGAAGtgaaaatataagttaaaataattcaaGTATCTAAATCTCATATTAGCCAATAAGTaaatacactacaaaaaattaattaaataagggACGCTATTCTGTTATTCTATGGAGGTTTTTAAAACCtccttaatttaataaaatatgctaaattttgtttaaattatatagGTCTCAAAATCTCTCTTAATAATACATGACTTTTATTTCCGATGCTTCTATCACACACTTCCTcaccttttcttctttccaaaaagttaatattttgaaattaaaaaataaaatcatatttttaaaggTCCTTTGTGTTTCTCTTGAGACCATAACATTACTTTACCTTTATTAAATCTCCTCTTTGCAATAACTCATTACGAAATGATTTACAAAGGGTCTCGATggggaaaaaagaaaacaaagagtcTCGATGGGTCACTGTTATTAC contains:
- the LOC114179311 gene encoding uncharacterized protein LOC114179311, coding for MAFSSAFHERLHQMDCTRIQRLSLLQAEKESQADKSRALASKLANIRASEQRCSWLDHKIASQNFKLLALKCQIENLEAKHDSLSLQLRSLQNEVEELEELRDTRERFYEAKRIEMRKFKEIAERFVVNCRMEVESLRNRVNLLKSSFMELKSNSGNSCNSEITAAEMRRLELQAEKDNVCRIIDCNHQIKAQLQKQLQIILMTQTQDKGSELKSATGNYSST